The genomic segment TGAGAAGAAGCTGGCGCAAAGTCGCGACGCGCTGCATCAGATGTACCTGATGTCCGTTCAGCATCAGCCGCCAGCACGTCGCCTGAAAGGCGATCTGGCGCAGATTATCCGTCAGCGCGCCGAACGCACCCTGGCGCAGGGCGGGGATTTCAGCGGCATCGATCTGACTGGCGTGGATTTCTCCGGTATGGATTTGCGTGGTGCGAATTTCAGTAAGGCGCTGCTGGAATGCGCCGATCTCAGCCATTGCCAGTTGGATGGCGCGAACTTCCGCGGTGCTATGCTGGCGCGTGCTGAGCTGCACCACACGTCGCTTCGCGAGTGCAATTTCGAAGGTGCAAGCCTGTCGCTGGCCCAGTGCTGCCATAGCGATTTTAGCGGCGCACGTTTTAAAGACACGCAGTTGCAGGAGACCCTGCTGGATGACTGCATGTTCGATGACGCCACGCTGGAAGGGCTGCTGTTCCGGGAAACCTGGTTTACCCGCTGCCGGTTCCATCGGACGATGCTCGATAGCTGCGTTTTTCTTGAGTTGACGCTGCCGGGTCTCGATTTCCACCAGGCGCGTCTGCATAAGACGACATTTGTGAAATCCACATTAGAAGCAGCGGACTTCAGCGAAGCGATGCTGGACAGTTGCTCCTTTGTGGAAACGAACGCCGACGAAGCGCGCTTTATCAGCGCGACCTGGGTAACCTGCGCAGCGGCATCGGAAAGCACGTTCAACCGTGCCGATTTCACCCATGCGACGCTGCGGCAAAGCAACCTGCGTCAGACGGCGCTGTGTGGTGCAAGCTTTGCGCTGGCAAAACTTGAGAACACTGACCTCAGCGAAGCCGACTGCCGTGGCGCCAGTTTTCAGCGCGCCTGTATGGTGGGCAGCATGTTTATTCGTACGGATTTCCGTGGGGTGGATTTTACCAACGCCAACCTGATGGGGGCGTTGCTGCAAAAAAGCCAGCTGGGCGGGGCCGATTTTAACGGCGCTAATCTGTTCCGCGCGGATCTTTCCCAGTCGTTCACGAGTGATGAGACCCGCATGAACGGCGCGTTTACCAAACGCGTAAAAACCCTGCCGAAGCGTGACGGAGAAGTGGTATGACAACGCTCAGCGCAGCGGAGCTGCAACAGAAAATCAAAAACGGCGAAGCCATTATCGAACTCACACTGGATGGGCTCGATTTACAAGGCTGCGATCTGTCGGGCGGTATTTTTCAGGAAGTGTCGTTCACCGGGGCTAACCTTCGCGGCGCAAAGCTGCATGAAACGCTCTTTACCGAATGCTCGATGAATCAGGTGGATCTCAGCGGTGCGCATCTGGAGCAGACGGTCTTTAACCAGTGTGAGCTTAATAATATTCACGTGCGTGAAACGACGCTTAAAGAGTGCGTGTTCAACCAGTGCGCACTCAGTGGCAGTGATTTCTCACACAGCGCGCTGTTAAGCACGCAGTTTATGAACTGTACGCTTAAGGACAGTCACTTCACGCAGGTGCAACTCGACCGTAGCGTCTTTTTTGAATCACCACTGGAAAACGTCGTACTTAGCGGCTGCCAGAGTTTGATGGCCACGTTTTATGGCATCGATTTGCGTACCACGTCGCTGGAGAACGGCACGTTTGAGCGAACCGTCTTTTTTGACTGCGACCAGCGCGGCAAAAACTATTCGCAGCAGCAGTTTGTCGGTTGCCAGTTTACGGACTGCCAACTGGAAGGCGCGCAGTTTGAAGGCGCGCAACTGCCGCAGTGCAATTTCAAAGGCGCAACGCTTAAAGGTGCACAGCTTCAACGCGTCAACGCCAGCCAGGCGCTGTTTATGGAAGCCGATCTGAGCGAGGCGCAGTGCCAGAACAGCGTGTTTGATCAGGCGATATTCGTGGGCGCGACGCTGCAACAGACGGATTTCAGCCACAGCCGGTTATTCCAGTGCATTTTCCAGCAGGCGAGTGCGACGGGTGCGCGGTTTACCCAGAGTGACCTGACCTACAGCGACTTTTCCGGCGCCGATCTGCGTCTTGCCGATTTACGCGGCGCCACCTTTTCACGCACCCGTTTACACCGGGCGCGCCAGGACAATGCCCTGTTTTCCAATCGTCAGGGCATTCTGGAATATGACGAAGAATTATTGACGGCTGAAGCCTGGAGCGCGCAGCGCCAGAGCCGTATCTAAGGAGAGAACATGAGCAATATTAATCACAAGCTGGCCCAGACGATTACACCGCCTGTTCAGGCGTCCGGCACCGTTACCCACTGTTTCGCCGACGGCAGTCTGATGGTGGAAAGCGAAGGCCGCGGCTGGCATTGCCGTCGCGCCGCCAGCTGCGTTATCGCGCCGCAGGCAGGCGACACGGCGTTGATTGCCAGCGTCGATAATCAGCTTTGGTTGCTGGCGGTACTGGAGCGCGCCAATCCACAAAGTGCGGAGCTTAGTGTACCGGGCGATCTGCATATCCGCAGCGCAGGTGAACTCAGCCTCAGCGGCGAGGCGCTGCGTGTCAGCGCGCAGCAGGGCGACTGCCACATCAGCGAGATGAAATACAGTGGCGATAAGCTCTCGGCATGGGTAAGCCTTTCGCGCATCGTTGGCAAGCGTGCGGAGTCAGTCTGGCAGACGGTAACGCAGATAAGCCATAATCTGTTCCGCTCCACGCGGCAGACAGAGCAGGTGCGCGCAGGCCAGTTGGATATGAAAGCTGAGGATTACGCACGACTGCATGCGCACAATACGGTGATTACGTCCAAAGCGATCACCAAAGTCGATTCAGAACAGATCCACATGGGGTAATCATTATGTTCGCTAATTGCCAGCTGTTTGGCATGGATTTGGCGTTTCCGGACGTCTGCCTGACGCCAATGCCTGCACCAACGCCGATCCCTTACCCTGATATCGCGCTCGGCCCAACGGCCATCCCGAACGCGCTGAATATTCTCTTTATGGGTATGCCCGCGCATAACATGGCAACGGTCACGCCGCTCACCAATGGTGATAACCCAGGTGTAGCGACGGGTGTCGCCTCAGGTACGGTCATGGGACCGTCACGCCACCTGACGGGCGCGTTTACCGTGCTGCTTAAAGGTACGCCCGCCACGCGCCTGACCAGCGTCAGCCTGCAAAACTCAACCAACGCGGTGGGGATGCGTATTGTCCCCAGCCAGTTCAAGGTATTAATGCTGGCGCCCTGAAAACTACGTTTACAGGTGAACAAAAGTACCCGAAGCCGGGCTTTTGCCGCAGGCAAGGGCCCGGTTTTTTACAGCCACCGCCGTTACTGTTGTTTTTTTACGGCAGCGCAACGGCTGGGTTGGGCTATTAAAAAGAAAGTTCTGCGCTAATTATCGAAAGCGCAAATCCTTTTGTTTTACTTATCCGCACTGCGTTTATTCGCAAGAAAGATAACCATTCTGTAATGTTCCTCAGCGATATGGACTGAAGTTATGCTCAACCGAATCACCGTTCAGCTCCCGGTCGAGGGGCTGCTTTTCTGGAAACTTTCCGGGCGCGAGGCGCTGTCGGAGCCGTTTTTATTCACCCTGACGCTGCTGGGCACGGATGCGCGCGCCGAGCGCAGCGCGCTGCTGGGCCAGCCGGTGACGGTGACCATCCCGACGCAGGCGCTGATGACGCCGCGCTACCTCAACGGCAAGGTGACCCGGGTGGCGGTGACCGCCGTGGAGATGTCCGGCACCCGCTACGCGGCGTATGAGCTGACGGTGGAGCCGGACGTGTGGCCGATGCAGCGCGACCGCAACCTGCGTATCTTCCAGGGCCAGACGGTGCCGCAGATAGTGAAAACGCTGCTGGGCGAGAGCCAGGTGAACGTCGAGGAGCGGCTGTCGGGCAGTTACCGGGTGTGGGAATACTGCGTGCAGTACCAGGAGAGCAGTCTGGACTTCATGAGCCGCCTGCTGGAGCTGGAGGGCATCACCTATCACTTCCGCCACGAGCAGGACCGCCACACCCTGGTGCTCACCGACGCGCCGGGCCAGTACGAGCCGTTCCCCGGCTACGAGACCATTCCGTACCACGTGACGCCGTCGGGCGGCACCACGGATGAAGAGGGCATCAGCCAGTGGGCGCTGGAGGACAGCGTGACGCCGGGTATCTACAGCCTCGACGACTACGATTTCCGCAAGCCGAACGCGTGGCTGTTCCAGGCACGGCAGAACCCGAAATCGCCGCAGCCGGGGAGCATCGACGTCTACGACTGGCCGGGCCGCTTTGTGGAGCACGGCCACGGTGAGTTCTACGCCCGCATCCGCCAGGAGCGGTGGCAGGTGGAGCACCGCCAGACGCAGGGCAGCGGGACGGCGCTGGGTATCGCGCCGGGGCACACCTTTGTGCTGCGCAACGCCCCGTTCTTCGGCGACAACGGGGAGTACCTGACCACCGTCGCCCATTACCACTTTGAGGAGAACCGCTACGCCAGTGGCGCAGACAGCAACACCATTCACGAGACGCGCTTTGAGGTGATACCGGCGGACGTGCCGTACCGCCCGTCACAGAAGACGCCGTGGCCCAGAACCTACGGCCCGCAGACGGCGCGGGTGGTGGGCCCGCAGGGCGAGAGTATCTGGACCGACAAATACGGGCGGGTGAAGGTGAAGTTCCACTGGGACCGGCTGGCGAAGGGCGATGACACCAGCTCCGGCTGGGTGCGTGTCTCCAGCGCGTGGGCGGGCCAGGGCTTCGGCGGGGTGCAGATACCGCGCGTGGGCGATGAGGTGGTGGTGGACTTCATCAACGGCGACCCGGACCGTCCGCTGATAACCGGGCGCGTGTATAACGAAGCGAGCATGCCGCCGTGGTCGCTGCCGGCAGCGGCGACGCAGATGGGCTTTTTAAGCCGCTCGAAGGACGGCTCGCCGGACAACGCCAACGCCCTGCGCTTCGAGGATAAAGCCGGGGCCGAGCAGGTGTGGCTGCACGCGGAAAGAAATATGGATACCGAAGTGGAGAATGACGAAACCCATTCGGTCGGCAGCAACCGCACTAAAACGATTGGCGCGAACGAAACCACGACGGTTAAGAAAAACCGTACGGAAACGGTCGTCGAAAACGAAACGATCACCGTGCACCAGAACCGCACCGAGACGGTGGATGGCAATGAAACGATTACTGTTCATTCCAACCGTACTGAAACGGTGGATCAGAATGAAGAGGTGCGTATCGGGCAAAACCAGAGCGTGACGGTGAACGGCGCGCAGACGCTGCGCGTCGATAAGACCAAAACCGAGACCATTGCGCTCGCCTCCATGCTGAACGTCGGCCTGGCGCAAAACACCAATATTGGCGCAGCCTATGTGCTGAACGTCGGCGCAGGCTGGATGACCAACGTCGGCGCGATGCAGATGCATAACGTTGCGCTCAAATACTCGGTGAATTCAGGCAAAGATCTCAGTTTATCGGCAGGCACCACCGCCGATTTCAGCGCAGAAGACAAAATCACGCTGGTTTGCGGGGAGTCGATGATCGTGCTTGAGCAAAACGGCACCATTACGCTTAGCGCCAATAAGATCAAGATGGTTGGCGAGAAGGTTATCGACATCGACGGTACGGAAATCAATATCAACTGATATGGAAAACTTTACTAATCTCAGCGCCTTTCCGGCCATGCTGTTCGATTCGTTCGACCAGAACGATCATGGATTCAGTACGGTCGTGGCCCGCGTCAGTTACGATCTTGATATCGAGACCGGTGAGCTGACGCTCTGTGACGATCAGGGCGAACTGGTTGAGCAGGACGTGCATTACGGCGAACCGGGTTACAGCAGCGTTAGGTTTGAAAGCGATCTGGCGCCCTATAAGCCCTGGATGGATGTCGTCATTAATGCGAATGCCTGGGCACCGCAGGATAAACCCGTGCGCAGTTTTACCGTCGGCGCGCAAATTGGCGAGACGACCCGCTTACTGCGCGTTCATGGGCCGCGTGAGTGGTGGAACGTGATGGCAGGCTGGCGGCTGACCGATCCTGAACCCATACAAACGCTTGAGCTGCGATACGAATACGCGGCGGGCGGAATGTATACACTGGCAGACGATCATGCCGTGGCCGCGCAGGAAAACACGGTGGGGATGGGCTGGTACCCGCGTGAGGTCAGAAAGCACCTGAAAAAAGACCGGCTGCCCGCCCCGCAGGTTGAGTGGGTCACGCAGCCGGTGAAGAAGATTGATGAAGCGGGTCTGGCCGCCGGGTTTGGTTTCTATGGCCGCGGCTGGCAGGGGCGTATTGAGCACGCCGGTACCTATGATGAAAACTGGAAGCAGAACCGCCATCCCTTTTTGCCAAAGGATTTTCGCTTTGACTACTGGTGCGGCGCGCATCCGCTGCTGCAGTTCCCGCTGCCTGCGCCGTTAAGCGCGGTGCCGGTAACGCTGAAATATCTTATCTCCGCGCGTGATAAAGCCGATCAGGAAATCCGTTTTCAGGTGCCGGTTGAAAGTTTGTTCGTCTTCATCATGACGCAGAAAGGCGCTGGTGTGGCACAGGACATGGCGCTCGATACACTGGTGGTGGACGTGCCCGCGCGGAAAGTGCATTGCAGCTATCGGACGGTGATGTCAGAGCTGATGGAGCCTGTCATGACCGAGCTGCGTTTTATTGCCCGTGAAGAGAGAGCCTCGCAGATAGCGCGCGCGCAACAATTAAACAGCGACCGGACATCAGCGGATTTTGTCCCCTTGCCCCCTTCGTTACTGAACCTGAAAGAAAGAGGCGCGCATGGCTGAGAACTTTGCCGCCCGTAAAAACGGGAAATATAAACTGGTCTGCCTGGCGCCTGATATGTGTTTTACGCCAGGGATCCAGCCGCCGGTGCCGTATCCGGTGACGGCAACGCTTGAACCGTCAAAAAGCACCGTCAATTCGGTGAATTTTGGCCGTAACCCGGCGTTTGTTTATAACCAAAGCTTTGTGCCGACCACGATTGGCGATGCGGCGGGGCGCAATAAGGGTGTGGTCAGCGGTACGGTGGAGGGCGACTGCTGGTCGATTGAACATAGCCCCGATACCAACGTCGGCGGGCATCCGCTTAACCGCGTGCAGGATACGTTCGCCATGAACGGCAAAGCCAACGGCGGCCGCGGCGGTGACTTCACCAAGAAAGAAACCTGGGAGCGGCGCAAGGCGCTCATCGCGAAAGGCAAGCAAAGCAGCGACCCTAAAGCGCAGGCGGCGGCGCAGCGTCTTGAGCAGAATAACGTCGCGGTGGAAAAGGCACGTCTCGCCGATTACGTTTACGAACCGCGCGACCCGTCGAAACCGACCCCTGAGATCCCGGCGGGGTGGAAAGACATTTCTAACGACCCACAAGCGCTCGCGAAATATAACCTGACCCCTAACGACTTCCAGGTGAACGGTGCGCCACAGTTTCGTGCGCGGATGTACGCGCCAGACGAGGCGGTATTCGGCAAGGATATGACGCCTTCGGTGGTCTTTCGCGGCACGCAGTCAGGGCCGGACTGGGGCGTCAATGCCAAGCAGGCATTTGGTGTCGAAAACCCTTACTACAAACGTGCGGTCAGGATAGGCACGGCGCTTGAGCAAAGTAACGCGCCCGTTGACTGTGTCGGACACTCGCTGGGCGGCGGGCTCGCCTCTGCCTGTTCGCGCGCCAGCAATAAGCCGGGATGGACGTTCAATGCGGCGGGTCTTAACAGCGGAACGGTTGAGAAATACGGCGGTAAAGTGTTTGAGAAAAACGTGACGTCAGAGAACATCAACGCCTACCGCGTTAAAGGCGAAGTATTAACCGGCCTGCAGGAGCCAGGTGTGCTGGGCACGCTCGGACTCGTGGGCGGGCTTGGCGCGCTGGGCGCAAAGTTCGGTGGCGTCTTTGGCGGCATTATTGGCGCGGGGCTGGGTGCCGTTATCGCCGCACTCCCGGCGGCGGTCGGTAAAAAACATGATATGTCGGGCGGCCAGGGCAACCCGGTTAATCGCCATTTTATGAGCCAGGTCATTCCCTGTATCGAAGCAGAAAAGGCAGAGGATGAGGCTATACTGATGGCTTTATAAGGAGAGCAGAATGAAGACGTTTCGAAGGCTAATTTGCAGTCTCCTCGCAGGGCTGGCACTCTTTTCTGTCGTAATACCTGGTCAT from the Cronobacter condimenti 1330 genome contains:
- a CDS encoding DUF4150 domain-containing protein, with product MFANCQLFGMDLAFPDVCLTPMPAPTPIPYPDIALGPTAIPNALNILFMGMPAHNMATVTPLTNGDNPGVATGVASGTVMGPSRHLTGAFTVLLKGTPATRLTSVSLQNSTNAVGMRIVPSQFKVLMLAP
- a CDS encoding type VI secretion system Vgr family protein — encoded protein: MLNRITVQLPVEGLLFWKLSGREALSEPFLFTLTLLGTDARAERSALLGQPVTVTIPTQALMTPRYLNGKVTRVAVTAVEMSGTRYAAYELTVEPDVWPMQRDRNLRIFQGQTVPQIVKTLLGESQVNVEERLSGSYRVWEYCVQYQESSLDFMSRLLELEGITYHFRHEQDRHTLVLTDAPGQYEPFPGYETIPYHVTPSGGTTDEEGISQWALEDSVTPGIYSLDDYDFRKPNAWLFQARQNPKSPQPGSIDVYDWPGRFVEHGHGEFYARIRQERWQVEHRQTQGSGTALGIAPGHTFVLRNAPFFGDNGEYLTTVAHYHFEENRYASGADSNTIHETRFEVIPADVPYRPSQKTPWPRTYGPQTARVVGPQGESIWTDKYGRVKVKFHWDRLAKGDDTSSGWVRVSSAWAGQGFGGVQIPRVGDEVVVDFINGDPDRPLITGRVYNEASMPPWSLPAAATQMGFLSRSKDGSPDNANALRFEDKAGAEQVWLHAERNMDTEVENDETHSVGSNRTKTIGANETTTVKKNRTETVVENETITVHQNRTETVDGNETITVHSNRTETVDQNEEVRIGQNQSVTVNGAQTLRVDKTKTETIALASMLNVGLAQNTNIGAAYVLNVGAGWMTNVGAMQMHNVALKYSVNSGKDLSLSAGTTADFSAEDKITLVCGESMIVLEQNGTITLSANKIKMVGEKVIDIDGTEININ
- a CDS encoding PAAR-like domain-containing protein, with amino-acid sequence MAENFAARKNGKYKLVCLAPDMCFTPGIQPPVPYPVTATLEPSKSTVNSVNFGRNPAFVYNQSFVPTTIGDAAGRNKGVVSGTVEGDCWSIEHSPDTNVGGHPLNRVQDTFAMNGKANGGRGGDFTKKETWERRKALIAKGKQSSDPKAQAAAQRLEQNNVAVEKARLADYVYEPRDPSKPTPEIPAGWKDISNDPQALAKYNLTPNDFQVNGAPQFRARMYAPDEAVFGKDMTPSVVFRGTQSGPDWGVNAKQAFGVENPYYKRAVRIGTALEQSNAPVDCVGHSLGGGLASACSRASNKPGWTFNAAGLNSGTVEKYGGKVFEKNVTSENINAYRVKGEVLTGLQEPGVLGTLGLVGGLGALGAKFGGVFGGIIGAGLGAVIAALPAAVGKKHDMSGGQGNPVNRHFMSQVIPCIEAEKAEDEAILMAL
- a CDS encoding DUF3540 domain-containing protein; the protein is MSNINHKLAQTITPPVQASGTVTHCFADGSLMVESEGRGWHCRRAASCVIAPQAGDTALIASVDNQLWLLAVLERANPQSAELSVPGDLHIRSAGELSLSGEALRVSAQQGDCHISEMKYSGDKLSAWVSLSRIVGKRAESVWQTVTQISHNLFRSTRQTEQVRAGQLDMKAEDYARLHAHNTVITSKAITKVDSEQIHMG
- a CDS encoding pentapeptide repeat-containing protein, whose protein sequence is MTTLSAAELQQKIKNGEAIIELTLDGLDLQGCDLSGGIFQEVSFTGANLRGAKLHETLFTECSMNQVDLSGAHLEQTVFNQCELNNIHVRETTLKECVFNQCALSGSDFSHSALLSTQFMNCTLKDSHFTQVQLDRSVFFESPLENVVLSGCQSLMATFYGIDLRTTSLENGTFERTVFFDCDQRGKNYSQQQFVGCQFTDCQLEGAQFEGAQLPQCNFKGATLKGAQLQRVNASQALFMEADLSEAQCQNSVFDQAIFVGATLQQTDFSHSRLFQCIFQQASATGARFTQSDLTYSDFSGADLRLADLRGATFSRTRLHRARQDNALFSNRQGILEYDEELLTAEAWSAQRQSRI
- a CDS encoding DUF2169 family type VI secretion system accessory protein gives rise to the protein MENFTNLSAFPAMLFDSFDQNDHGFSTVVARVSYDLDIETGELTLCDDQGELVEQDVHYGEPGYSSVRFESDLAPYKPWMDVVINANAWAPQDKPVRSFTVGAQIGETTRLLRVHGPREWWNVMAGWRLTDPEPIQTLELRYEYAAGGMYTLADDHAVAAQENTVGMGWYPREVRKHLKKDRLPAPQVEWVTQPVKKIDEAGLAAGFGFYGRGWQGRIEHAGTYDENWKQNRHPFLPKDFRFDYWCGAHPLLQFPLPAPLSAVPVTLKYLISARDKADQEIRFQVPVESLFVFIMTQKGAGVAQDMALDTLVVDVPARKVHCSYRTVMSELMEPVMTELRFIAREERASQIARAQQLNSDRTSADFVPLPPSLLNLKERGAHG